A DNA window from Streptomyces sp. CA-278952 contains the following coding sequences:
- the tkt gene encoding transketolase produces MSIKPTTTDLQWTDLDQRAVDTARVLAADAVQKVGNGHPGTAMSLAPAAYTLFQKVMRHDPADAEWTGRDRFVLSAGHSSLTLYIQLYLAGYGLELDDLKAFRTWGSKTPGHPEYGHTTGVETTTGPLGQGVANAVGMAMAARYERGLFDPEAAPGASPFDHMVWVVAGDGCLQEGISAEASSLAGHQKLGNLVLLWDDNHISIEGDTETAVSEDTIKRYEAYGWHVQRVDQLPSGDLDPAGLYAALQAAKAETERPSFIAARSIIAWPAPNAQNTEAAHGSALGDDEIAATKRVLGFDPEQTFEVAGEVIGHTREALDRGREARAEWDKAFAAWRTANPERAASFDRIAAGELPAGWEEKLPVFEPGKSLATRAASGKVLQALGEIVPELWGGSADLAGSNNTTIDKTSSFLPAGNPLPEADPYGRTIHFGIREHAMAAAMNGIALHGNTRIYGGTFLVFSDYMRNAVRLSALMHLPVTYVWTHDSIGLGEDGPTHQPVEHLAALRAIPGLNIVRPADANETAIAWREILRRYTKVFGEGAPHGLALTRQGVPTYEANENAAKGGYVLFEAEGPSGQNAEPQVLLIATGSEVHVAVEAREQLQAAGVPTRVVSMPSVEWFEEQDQGYKDSVLPPSVKARVAVEAGIGLTWYRYVGDAGRIVSLEHFGASADAKVLFQEFGFTADNVASAARESLEAAAR; encoded by the coding sequence GTGAGCATCAAGCCGACCACCACAGACCTCCAGTGGACCGATTTGGACCAGCGGGCCGTGGACACCGCCCGCGTCCTCGCCGCGGACGCCGTACAGAAAGTCGGAAACGGCCACCCGGGCACGGCGATGAGCCTGGCTCCCGCCGCGTACACCCTCTTCCAGAAGGTGATGCGGCACGACCCCGCGGACGCCGAGTGGACCGGTCGCGACCGGTTCGTCCTCTCCGCCGGCCACTCGAGCCTGACGCTCTACATCCAGCTCTACCTGGCCGGCTACGGCCTGGAGCTGGACGACCTCAAGGCCTTCCGCACCTGGGGCTCCAAGACCCCCGGCCACCCGGAGTACGGCCACACCACCGGTGTCGAGACGACGACCGGGCCGCTGGGCCAGGGTGTCGCCAACGCGGTGGGCATGGCGATGGCCGCCCGCTACGAGCGCGGCCTCTTCGACCCCGAGGCGGCCCCCGGCGCCTCCCCGTTCGACCACATGGTCTGGGTCGTCGCGGGTGACGGCTGCCTCCAGGAGGGCATCTCGGCCGAGGCGTCCTCGCTGGCCGGGCACCAGAAGCTGGGCAACCTGGTCCTGCTCTGGGACGACAACCACATCTCCATCGAGGGCGACACGGAGACCGCGGTCTCCGAGGACACCATCAAGCGCTACGAGGCGTACGGCTGGCATGTCCAGCGTGTCGACCAGCTCCCCAGCGGCGACCTGGACCCGGCGGGTCTGTACGCGGCGCTGCAGGCGGCCAAGGCCGAGACCGAGCGTCCCTCGTTCATCGCGGCCCGCTCGATCATCGCCTGGCCCGCCCCGAACGCCCAGAACACCGAGGCCGCGCACGGCTCGGCCCTCGGCGACGACGAGATCGCGGCGACCAAGCGGGTCCTCGGCTTCGACCCGGAGCAGACCTTCGAGGTCGCAGGCGAGGTCATCGGCCACACCCGCGAGGCCCTGGACCGCGGCCGCGAGGCCCGCGCGGAGTGGGACAAGGCCTTCGCCGCGTGGCGCACGGCCAACCCGGAGCGCGCCGCCTCCTTCGACCGGATCGCCGCGGGCGAGCTCCCGGCGGGCTGGGAGGAGAAGCTCCCGGTCTTCGAGCCCGGCAAGTCCCTGGCCACCCGCGCCGCCTCCGGCAAGGTGCTCCAGGCGCTCGGCGAGATCGTGCCCGAGCTGTGGGGCGGCTCCGCCGACCTCGCGGGCTCCAACAACACCACGATCGACAAGACGTCGTCGTTCCTCCCGGCGGGCAACCCGCTGCCGGAGGCCGACCCGTACGGCCGCACGATCCACTTCGGCATCCGCGAGCACGCCATGGCCGCCGCCATGAACGGCATCGCGCTGCACGGCAACACCCGGATCTACGGCGGCACCTTCCTGGTCTTCTCCGACTACATGCGCAACGCGGTGCGGCTGTCCGCGTTGATGCACCTGCCGGTGACGTACGTGTGGACGCACGACTCGATCGGCCTCGGCGAGGACGGTCCCACCCACCAGCCGGTCGAGCACCTGGCCGCGCTGCGCGCCATCCCGGGCCTGAACATCGTGCGCCCGGCGGACGCGAACGAGACCGCCATCGCCTGGCGCGAGATCCTGCGCCGCTACACCAAGGTGTTCGGCGAGGGCGCCCCGCACGGTCTGGCGCTGACCCGGCAGGGCGTGCCGACGTACGAGGCGAACGAGAACGCGGCCAAGGGCGGTTACGTCCTGTTCGAGGCCGAAGGCCCCTCCGGGCAGAACGCGGAGCCGCAGGTGCTGCTCATCGCGACCGGTTCCGAGGTCCACGTCGCCGTCGAGGCGCGCGAGCAGCTCCAGGCGGCCGGGGTGCCGACCCGGGTCGTCTCGATGCCGTCGGTCGAGTGGTTCGAGGAGCAGGATCAGGGTTACAAGGACAGCGTGCTGCCGCCGTCGGTGAAGGCGCGGGTCGCCGTCGAGGCGGGCATCGGCCTGACCTGGTACCGGTACGTGGGCGACGCGGGCCGCATCGTCTCGCTGGAGCACTTCGGGGCCTCGGCCGACGCGAAGGTGCTGTTCCAGGAGTTCGGCTTCACCGCCGACAACGTGGCTTCCGCCGCGCGGGAATCTCTCGAAGCCGCAGCACGCTGA
- a CDS encoding heme o synthase — MCVTAVESRPAGVALTPSPGGHRPFGARVKAFVALTKPRIIELLLITTVPVMFLAAQGVPDLWLVLTTTIGGYLSAGGANALNMYIDRDIDALMDRTSQRPLVTGMVSPRECLAFGIALAVVSTVWFGLLVNWLSAALALGALLFYVVVYTMLLKRRTSQNIVWGGIAGCMPVLIGWSAVTNELSWAAVILFAVIFFWTPPHYWPLSMKVKDDYARVGVPMLPVVASNRVVARQIVLYSWVMVAVSLLLTPLGYTGWFYTAVALLSGGAWLWEAHGLQNRAKAGVAGAKLKEMRLFHWSITYVSLLFLAVAVDPFLR; from the coding sequence GTGTGCGTGACGGCCGTCGAGTCCCGACCCGCAGGGGTCGCCTTGACTCCCAGCCCGGGGGGCCATCGCCCGTTCGGGGCCCGCGTCAAGGCTTTCGTGGCTCTTACCAAGCCACGGATCATCGAGCTGTTGCTCATCACCACCGTTCCGGTGATGTTCCTCGCTGCCCAGGGTGTACCCGACCTGTGGCTCGTTCTCACTACCACCATCGGGGGATATCTCTCCGCCGGTGGCGCCAACGCGCTGAACATGTACATCGACCGGGACATCGACGCGCTGATGGACCGTACGTCCCAGCGCCCGCTGGTCACCGGCATGGTCAGCCCCCGCGAATGCCTGGCCTTCGGCATCGCCCTCGCGGTGGTCTCCACGGTCTGGTTCGGTCTGCTCGTCAACTGGCTCTCGGCCGCTCTCGCGCTCGGCGCGCTGCTCTTCTACGTCGTCGTCTACACGATGCTGCTGAAGCGCCGCACCTCCCAGAACATCGTCTGGGGCGGCATCGCGGGCTGCATGCCGGTCCTCATCGGCTGGTCGGCCGTGACGAACGAGCTCTCCTGGGCCGCCGTCATCCTCTTCGCCGTCATCTTCTTCTGGACGCCGCCGCACTACTGGCCGCTGTCGATGAAGGTCAAGGACGACTACGCCCGGGTCGGCGTCCCGATGCTCCCGGTGGTCGCCTCCAACCGGGTGGTCGCCCGGCAGATCGTCCTCTACAGCTGGGTGATGGTCGCGGTCTCGCTGCTGCTCACCCCGCTCGGCTACACCGGCTGGTTCTACACCGCGGTGGCGCTGCTGTCCGGCGGCGCCTGGCTCTGGGAGGCCCACGGCCTGCAGAACCGGGCCAAGGCCGGGGTGGCAGGGGCCAAGCTGAAGGAGATGCGGCTCTTCCACTGGTCCATCACCTACGTCTCCCTGCTCTTCCTCGCGGTCGCGGTGGACCCCTTCCTCCGCTAG
- a CDS encoding COX15/CtaA family protein has product MVRVETPISLIAKRWTPSTKVVKRAALSAVMMSVFIIVTGGAVRLTGSGLGCDTWPKCTDDSLFATPEQGLHGAIEFGNRMLAYVLSAAVGWAIIAISSVKPRRRKLARLAWLQFWIVLGNAVLGGITVWAGLNPWTVAGHFLLANVLLAVAVITWVRVGEGDGPARPRTPLPVRRLAWAIVATTVVLIVLGTSVTGSGKHAGDSSDVPRMPWDWSAAAHVHAISAWVVCALAIAMWLALRVVDAPADTRARARDLLVVLLAQGAIGYVQYFSDVPEILVGVHMFGSAILWIAVIRLVLSMRERGDDAPAPLPGPSTEQPESTPAAV; this is encoded by the coding sequence ATGGTCCGCGTGGAAACCCCCATCTCCCTCATCGCCAAGCGCTGGACGCCGTCCACCAAGGTGGTGAAGCGCGCCGCGCTCTCCGCCGTCATGATGAGCGTCTTCATCATCGTCACCGGCGGGGCCGTCCGGCTCACCGGTTCGGGCCTCGGCTGCGACACCTGGCCCAAGTGCACCGACGACAGTCTGTTCGCGACGCCCGAGCAGGGACTGCACGGCGCGATCGAGTTCGGCAACCGGATGCTGGCCTACGTCCTGTCGGCCGCGGTCGGCTGGGCGATCATCGCCATCAGTTCGGTCAAGCCGCGCCGCCGCAAGCTCGCCCGGCTGGCCTGGTTGCAGTTCTGGATCGTGCTGGGTAACGCCGTCCTCGGCGGGATCACGGTCTGGGCGGGCCTCAACCCCTGGACGGTGGCCGGGCACTTCCTGCTGGCCAACGTGCTTCTCGCGGTCGCCGTGATCACCTGGGTGCGGGTCGGCGAGGGCGACGGCCCCGCGCGCCCCCGGACTCCGCTGCCGGTGCGACGCCTGGCCTGGGCGATCGTGGCGACCACGGTGGTCCTGATCGTGCTGGGCACCTCGGTGACCGGGTCCGGCAAGCACGCCGGCGACAGCAGCGACGTACCGCGCATGCCGTGGGACTGGTCGGCCGCCGCCCATGTGCACGCCATCTCCGCCTGGGTCGTCTGCGCCTTGGCCATCGCGATGTGGCTGGCCCTGCGGGTGGTCGACGCGCCGGCCGACACCCGGGCCCGCGCCCGCGACCTGCTGGTCGTGCTGCTCGCCCAGGGCGCCATCGGGTACGTCCAGTACTTCAGCGACGTCCCCGAGATCCTGGTCGGCGTCCACATGTTCGGCTCGGCCATCCTGTGGATCGCCGTGATCCGGCTCGTGCTGAGCATGCGCGAGCGCGGCGACGACGCTCCGGCCCCGCTGCCCGGCCCGTCGACCGAGCAGCCGGAGTCGACACCGGCGGCGGTCTGA